Proteins encoded by one window of Desulfovibrio ferrophilus:
- a CDS encoding cation-transporting P-type ATPase: METLLDRHWHRLQAEKVIELMGSHGEKGLDQFQSDKRFQHFGENLIVGKKPRSGFERFLLQFHQPLVYILLSAGGVTAVLGEWVDAGVILAVVVVNSLIGFLQEAKAEKALSSLTSAMRVQATVVRAGETIVLDAAALVPGDIVLLRSGDKVPADVRILLGKELRIDESTLTGESVPVEKNAVAVDRDAVLAERSCMGYAGTLVSYGQGTGVVVATGNKTEIGRISGLIDSAKSLETPLTRQITKFSHILLIAILILASASFIFGVLQGEPASEMFMAAVALAVGAIPEGLPAAVTIILALGVSRMAGRKAIIRKLPAVETLGGTTVICSDKTGTLTKNQMTVQQIYSAGIVYNVSGTGYSLEGNIAGAEDDADASSKSLAACLRAGMLCNDARISGMPDSPVVEGDPTEAALLVSAAKYGLNLAEENADSPRIDELPFESDLQYMVTFHQAGGEIVAYMKGSVERVVACCEDMMVADGNTAPLDADEIMSRQDQLASRGLRVLAFAVKTLPKSDAYAQSDVQDRMTFVGLQGMIDPPREEARIAVEACQQAGISVKMITGDHAVTAQAIGSKLGLVGNNCTLGADCPVMTGWEIEELTDEELIGRVDEIPVFARVSPHQKLRLVMALQARGEVCAMTGDGVNDAPALKQADIGIAMGVNGTEAAKEAADMVLTDDNFSTIEAAVEEGRCVFSNLVKFIAWTLPTNAGEGLVILTAILFGVTLPILPVQILWINMTTALCLGMMLAFEPMEPGLMDRKPRRPDQPILGGLIIKRIAMVSLILLVAAFGLYEWEIQTGADIAKARTMAVNVFVVVEAFYLFNSRSFERSPFALGIMSNPLVPIGFVAMMILQLLYTYVPVMNALFSSAPLDVLDWAKILTCGFVAFAVIELDKKRVRGRKAQDN; encoded by the coding sequence ATGGAAACGCTTTTGGACAGGCATTGGCATAGACTTCAGGCTGAAAAGGTCATCGAGTTGATGGGGAGCCATGGCGAAAAGGGGCTCGATCAGTTTCAGAGTGACAAACGCTTTCAGCACTTTGGGGAGAACCTCATTGTTGGCAAGAAACCGCGTAGCGGTTTCGAACGTTTTTTACTCCAGTTTCATCAGCCTCTGGTTTACATCCTGCTGTCTGCTGGCGGGGTGACAGCTGTTCTTGGTGAGTGGGTCGATGCTGGCGTGATTCTCGCCGTAGTCGTCGTCAACAGTCTGATCGGTTTTCTTCAGGAGGCCAAAGCAGAAAAGGCCTTGAGTTCACTGACCTCTGCAATGCGGGTTCAGGCGACTGTCGTCCGTGCAGGCGAAACCATCGTGTTGGATGCTGCTGCACTTGTTCCTGGAGATATCGTGCTGTTGCGCTCTGGGGACAAGGTCCCCGCGGATGTTCGCATTCTGCTCGGCAAGGAGCTCCGCATCGATGAGTCGACTCTCACTGGAGAGTCTGTGCCTGTTGAGAAGAATGCTGTTGCAGTGGATCGAGACGCCGTCCTGGCAGAACGAAGTTGCATGGGGTACGCGGGAACTCTGGTCAGCTATGGGCAGGGCACAGGAGTTGTCGTCGCGACCGGGAACAAGACCGAGATTGGCAGAATTTCCGGTCTGATCGATTCAGCCAAGAGCCTGGAGACTCCACTGACACGTCAGATCACAAAATTCAGTCATATTCTTCTGATCGCCATCCTCATTTTAGCTTCAGCGTCTTTTATTTTTGGTGTGCTTCAGGGAGAACCAGCTTCCGAGATGTTCATGGCCGCAGTGGCTTTGGCCGTTGGTGCAATCCCTGAGGGGTTGCCCGCTGCCGTAACAATTATTCTGGCTTTGGGCGTGTCGCGCATGGCCGGACGCAAGGCCATTATTCGTAAACTTCCGGCTGTGGAGACTCTTGGCGGGACGACAGTTATTTGTTCAGATAAGACAGGGACTTTGACCAAAAATCAGATGACTGTGCAGCAGATCTATTCCGCAGGTATTGTTTATAATGTCTCCGGGACCGGATACTCCTTGGAAGGAAATATCGCTGGTGCTGAAGACGATGCCGATGCCAGCAGCAAGAGCCTTGCGGCATGCCTGCGCGCGGGAATGCTGTGTAATGACGCACGGATTAGTGGCATGCCTGATTCGCCAGTTGTGGAGGGGGATCCTACAGAGGCCGCGCTGCTTGTGTCTGCTGCCAAGTATGGTTTGAACTTGGCGGAGGAGAATGCTGATTCACCTCGGATTGACGAGTTGCCGTTTGAATCGGATCTGCAATACATGGTGACTTTTCATCAGGCCGGTGGCGAGATCGTCGCCTATATGAAAGGATCTGTGGAAAGGGTGGTGGCCTGTTGTGAGGACATGATGGTGGCCGATGGAAATACGGCACCACTTGATGCAGATGAAATCATGAGCAGACAGGATCAACTTGCTTCGAGAGGGCTTCGCGTCCTGGCCTTTGCCGTCAAGACACTTCCAAAAAGCGATGCATACGCTCAGAGCGATGTTCAAGATCGTATGACGTTCGTTGGGTTGCAGGGAATGATTGATCCTCCTCGCGAAGAGGCAAGGATCGCGGTAGAGGCCTGCCAACAGGCAGGCATTTCCGTAAAGATGATTACCGGCGACCATGCAGTGACTGCACAAGCCATTGGAAGCAAACTCGGCCTTGTTGGAAACAATTGTACACTGGGTGCGGACTGTCCAGTCATGACAGGGTGGGAGATTGAGGAACTCACCGATGAGGAACTCATTGGTCGGGTTGATGAAATTCCCGTTTTCGCAAGGGTTTCGCCTCATCAGAAATTGAGACTAGTCATGGCTCTGCAAGCACGAGGTGAAGTCTGTGCAATGACTGGTGACGGAGTCAACGATGCTCCTGCTTTGAAGCAGGCGGATATCGGGATTGCCATGGGCGTGAACGGCACTGAGGCTGCTAAGGAAGCTGCGGACATGGTGTTGACCGACGATAATTTTTCAACGATTGAAGCTGCCGTGGAAGAAGGGCGCTGCGTCTTCTCCAATTTGGTCAAATTCATTGCCTGGACATTGCCCACCAATGCCGGGGAGGGGCTTGTCATACTCACAGCGATTTTGTTCGGTGTGACCCTTCCGATTCTTCCGGTGCAGATTCTCTGGATCAATATGACGACAGCTCTCTGCCTCGGTATGATGTTGGCCTTCGAGCCCATGGAGCCCGGGCTTATGGACCGCAAACCGCGGCGGCCAGACCAGCCCATTCTTGGGGGATTGATCATTAAACGGATCGCAATGGTCAGCCTGATTCTACTCGTCGCGGCTTTTGGCCTTTATGAATGGGAAATCCAGACTGGGGCTGATATCGCCAAGGCACGAACCATGGCTGTTAATGTTTTTGTCGTGGTCGAGGCATTTTACCTCTTCAATTCCAGGTCGTTCGAACGTTCACCCTTCGCGCTTGGAATCATGAGCAATCCGCTTGTTCCCATAGGTTTTGTTGCAATGATGATTTTGCAATTACTCTATACATACGTTCCTGTTATGAACGCGCTATTTTCCAGTGCCCCTCTTGATGTGCTTGATTGGGCAAAGATACTGACCTGTGGATTCGTGGCCTTTGCAGTGATCGAATTGGATAAGAAGCGGGTGCGAGGCCGGAAGGCCCAGGATAATTAG
- a CDS encoding phosphate-starvation-inducible PsiE family protein, whose amino-acid sequence MIFNETTPKAHEHSDPFTRKLWSIIRVSVKALAILMTLVIILGIFDVVWMLYQRLITPPVFLLSINDILATFGAFMAVLIAIEIFANIVVYLDTQIIHLKLVISTALMAAARKVIVLDFSVNDHMQVISLGVVILALSIGYWLTCMKGKC is encoded by the coding sequence ATGATCTTCAATGAAACAACTCCAAAGGCTCACGAGCACTCGGACCCGTTCACCAGAAAGCTCTGGAGCATCATCAGGGTTTCCGTTAAAGCACTCGCCATCCTCATGACGCTCGTCATCATCCTGGGCATTTTCGACGTGGTGTGGATGCTCTACCAGCGGCTGATCACTCCCCCGGTCTTTCTGCTGAGCATCAATGATATCCTGGCAACGTTCGGAGCCTTCATGGCGGTCCTCATTGCCATTGAAATCTTTGCCAATATCGTGGTGTATCTGGACACCCAGATCATTCACCTCAAGCTCGTCATATCAACGGCACTCATGGCCGCCGCCCGGAAAGTGATTGTATTGGATTTTTCAGTCAACGATCACATGCAGGTGATTTCCCTCGGAGTGGTCATTCTCGCGCTGAGCATCGGCTACTGGCTGACCTGCATGAAAGGCAAATGCTGA
- a CDS encoding M15 family metallopeptidase: MQFRQPTLTLWILFAILCSLPACTPAIVDSALTDIQAIWTNQPPDAPEEIQQQLVAVDVHYYGFDRKLHQGQVVIHKELAPDIRQLFAVIRETRFPVESVLPIAHPLVQLKGPFGLSPDTNNTSAYVWRPIVGSRTVSLHGLGLAIDFNPRLNPYCKGDLILPPGATYEPTKPGTLTPGSRVVQAFKELGWEWGGDWAEKGKVDYMHFQKIPSQLEPWVKNYRK; this comes from the coding sequence TTGCAGTTCAGACAGCCCACACTGACCTTGTGGATCCTCTTCGCCATCCTCTGCTCCTTGCCAGCCTGTACACCTGCCATCGTGGACAGCGCCCTGACAGATATACAAGCGATCTGGACCAATCAGCCCCCGGACGCACCAGAAGAAATCCAGCAGCAACTCGTTGCCGTGGATGTGCACTACTATGGCTTTGACCGAAAGCTGCACCAGGGACAGGTCGTCATCCACAAGGAGCTGGCCCCGGATATCAGGCAACTCTTCGCCGTGATCCGGGAGACCCGTTTCCCGGTCGAAAGCGTACTGCCCATTGCCCATCCATTGGTACAGTTGAAAGGTCCTTTTGGATTGTCCCCTGACACCAACAATACCTCGGCATACGTCTGGCGCCCCATTGTCGGCTCTCGCACTGTTTCCCTGCATGGCCTCGGGCTTGCCATCGACTTCAACCCCCGGCTGAATCCCTATTGCAAAGGCGACCTGATTCTCCCGCCCGGAGCCACGTACGAGCCTACCAAGCCGGGGACACTGACACCGGGGTCCCGCGTGGTGCAGGCTTTCAAGGAACTTGGTTGGGAATGGGGAGGAGACTGGGCTGAAAAGGGCAAAGTCGACTACATGCACTTCCAGAAAATCCCTAGCCAGCTTGAGCCGTGGGTCAAAAACTACAGAAAATAG
- the aspA gene encoding aspartate ammonia-lyase, with translation MAGTRIEKDSLGTMEVPEECYYGIQTLRAVQNFCITQIPISHYPRFLYSLAFIKKAAAAANASLGLLDQEMSMAISRACDDILDDKLHDQFVVDVIQGGAGTSANMNANEVIANRTLELMGYEKGRYDIVSPNTHINMSQSTNDVYPTALRITLILKIRVLIEELEKLARAFEAKRDEFSDVLKIGRTQLQDAVPMTLGQEFGAWGVTMREDMQRLAEAQSLVHEINLGGTAIGTGLNAHPDYRRSVTEYLTAMSALPLISATDLVEATQDTGAYVQLSGVCKRVAVKLSKICNDLRLLSSGPRCGLNEINLPPMAPGSTIMPGKVNPVIPEVVNQVAFTVVGGDITVTMAAEAGQLELNVMEPVIAHTLFNNLDMLRRACSTLRERCVMGITANREHCRRMVENSIGLATALNPYIGYERSAEVAKEALASGRTVAEIVLEKGILSQEELDDILKPESMTAPRQFRSS, from the coding sequence ATGGCCGGGACACGTATCGAGAAAGACAGTCTGGGAACCATGGAGGTTCCTGAAGAGTGCTATTACGGCATCCAGACCCTGCGCGCAGTTCAGAATTTTTGCATTACCCAGATTCCCATCTCCCATTATCCCCGTTTTTTGTACTCCCTGGCCTTCATCAAGAAGGCTGCCGCCGCTGCCAACGCCTCATTGGGGTTGTTGGATCAGGAAATGTCCATGGCCATTTCCCGCGCCTGTGACGATATTCTGGATGACAAACTGCATGACCAGTTCGTGGTGGACGTGATTCAGGGCGGGGCTGGAACCTCGGCCAACATGAATGCCAATGAGGTCATCGCCAACCGGACTCTGGAGCTGATGGGGTATGAGAAGGGGCGTTACGACATTGTCTCGCCCAATACGCATATCAATATGTCTCAGTCCACCAACGACGTGTACCCCACGGCCTTGCGTATTACCCTGATCCTGAAAATCAGGGTGCTCATCGAGGAACTGGAAAAACTGGCGAGGGCCTTTGAGGCCAAGCGGGATGAATTTTCTGACGTGTTGAAGATCGGTCGGACCCAGTTGCAGGACGCCGTGCCCATGACCCTTGGTCAGGAATTCGGGGCCTGGGGCGTGACCATGCGCGAAGATATGCAGCGTCTGGCCGAGGCCCAGTCCCTGGTGCACGAGATCAATCTGGGCGGTACGGCCATTGGTACGGGCCTGAATGCGCACCCGGATTATCGCCGATCTGTGACCGAATATCTGACCGCCATGTCCGCTTTGCCGCTGATTTCCGCTACGGATCTGGTGGAGGCTACTCAGGATACAGGCGCCTACGTGCAGCTTTCGGGCGTGTGCAAGCGCGTGGCCGTGAAACTGTCCAAGATCTGCAATGACCTTCGTCTACTGTCTTCCGGACCTCGCTGTGGCCTGAACGAGATCAACCTGCCGCCCATGGCTCCGGGCTCGACCATCATGCCCGGCAAGGTCAACCCCGTGATTCCCGAGGTCGTCAATCAGGTCGCCTTCACCGTGGTGGGCGGCGATATCACCGTGACCATGGCTGCCGAGGCCGGGCAGTTGGAATTGAACGTCATGGAACCGGTCATCGCGCATACCCTGTTCAACAATCTGGACATGCTGCGTCGGGCGTGCAGCACCCTGCGGGAGCGCTGTGTCATGGGCATCACCGCCAACCGGGAGCATTGCCGCCGCATGGTGGAGAACAGCATTGGGCTGGCAACGGCTTTGAATCCCTATATCGGCTATGAACGCTCCGCCGAGGTCGCCAAGGAAGCCTTGGCCTCGGGGCGCACCGTGGCTGAAATCGTGTTGGAAAAGGGCATCCTGAGTCAGGAAGAACTGGATGATATTCTGAAGCCTGAGAGCATGACTGCCCCGCGTCAGTTCAGGTCGTCCTAA
- a CDS encoding HAD family hydrolase yields MYQFDIPGRTRLEIIHLVLDLNGTLCVDGELLPGVAERITALGSEVYVHVVTADTHGKAAQLLSDLPVRLVVLPEGNQDAAKRDFVRGLGSSCVAAMGNGFNDRLMLHEAALGVGVIQAEGTYSEALLMADVICPSITDAMDLLLIPTRLLATLRS; encoded by the coding sequence ATGTACCAATTCGACATCCCCGGGCGCACCCGGCTTGAAATCATCCACCTCGTGCTGGACCTGAACGGGACCCTGTGCGTGGATGGCGAACTGCTGCCCGGTGTGGCCGAACGCATTACGGCTCTGGGCAGCGAAGTCTACGTGCATGTGGTGACGGCAGACACGCATGGCAAAGCCGCCCAACTGCTTTCCGACCTGCCCGTGCGGCTGGTGGTCCTGCCCGAAGGAAATCAGGACGCTGCCAAAAGAGATTTCGTTCGGGGTCTTGGTTCCAGCTGCGTCGCAGCCATGGGCAACGGCTTCAACGACCGTTTGATGCTCCATGAAGCAGCACTGGGAGTCGGCGTGATTCAGGCCGAAGGCACCTATTCGGAAGCACTGCTCATGGCCGATGTCATCTGCCCGAGCATCACGGATGCCATGGACCTGCTGCTTATCCCCACCCGACTCCTGGCCACCTTGCGCAGCTGA
- a CDS encoding murein transglycosylase domain-containing protein: MPNRSSTKILISLALCLLLAACSAGDAVRTVRIIATGDAAGAGVMAAEKATRYVLNPKALSWDLKQFKERLEAFRKAIGGVWGEKERQEPTPKRYVKYTRNYLSRASVNFDTGLVTVETLDPKDPQGSLKNAIVTTVLAPADPRSLDLYSDKEIKLGDTPFLLGEVKDFDGKDIRWNWRAERFADALMARGITTRTVDGAKGKATAHTVSFRLIKDHLHIRARKYAGLVDQNAAKFKISQNLIYAVIKTESDFNPFAASSAPAFGLMQIVPRSAGAEVSKYLTGKSGKPDKQFLFQPENNILYGTAYLHLLDTRHLNKVTDPISREYCMIAAYNGGSGTVLRSFDKDRTRAVARINALTPKQVYEHLRTRVPFAETRRYLDKVVNSKKLFVGTGRS; encoded by the coding sequence ATGCCCAATCGTTCCAGCACCAAGATCCTTATCTCCCTGGCCCTCTGCCTTCTGCTTGCCGCGTGCAGTGCGGGCGACGCCGTACGCACCGTGCGCATCATCGCCACGGGCGACGCCGCCGGTGCGGGAGTCATGGCAGCGGAAAAGGCCACACGATATGTTCTAAATCCCAAGGCTTTGAGCTGGGACCTGAAACAATTCAAGGAGCGATTGGAGGCCTTTCGCAAGGCCATCGGCGGAGTCTGGGGGGAAAAGGAACGCCAGGAGCCCACCCCCAAGCGTTACGTCAAATACACCCGCAACTACCTCTCACGTGCCAGCGTGAATTTTGATACCGGCTTGGTCACAGTGGAGACCCTGGACCCCAAGGACCCGCAAGGCAGCCTCAAAAACGCTATCGTGACCACGGTATTGGCACCGGCAGACCCACGCTCCCTGGACCTTTACTCGGACAAGGAAATCAAGTTGGGCGACACGCCGTTCCTGCTCGGCGAGGTCAAGGACTTCGACGGCAAGGATATCCGCTGGAACTGGCGGGCCGAGCGTTTTGCCGATGCACTCATGGCCCGCGGTATCACGACTAGGACCGTGGATGGCGCCAAAGGCAAGGCCACAGCCCACACGGTCAGCTTTCGGCTCATCAAGGACCACCTGCACATCCGCGCGCGCAAATACGCCGGACTGGTCGATCAGAACGCCGCCAAATTCAAAATCAGTCAGAACCTGATCTATGCCGTGATCAAGACCGAAAGCGATTTCAACCCCTTTGCCGCATCCAGCGCCCCGGCTTTCGGCCTGATGCAGATCGTGCCACGCTCCGCAGGAGCCGAAGTTTCCAAGTATCTGACCGGCAAATCCGGTAAGCCCGACAAACAGTTCCTGTTCCAGCCCGAAAACAACATCCTCTACGGCACGGCCTACCTGCACCTGCTGGACACCCGGCACCTGAACAAGGTGACCGATCCCATCTCCCGCGAATATTGCATGATTGCAGCCTACAATGGCGGTTCGGGCACGGTTTTACGCAGCTTCGACAAGGACCGCACCAGGGCCGTTGCCCGCATCAACGCCCTGACGCCCAAGCAGGTTTACGAGCACCTGCGCACCCGTGTGCCCTTTGCAGAAACACGGCGCTATCTGGACAAAGTGGTCAACAGCAAGAAACTCTTTGTGGGGACCGGCAGGAGCTAG
- a CDS encoding glycerophosphodiester phosphodiesterase, producing MPTFDLDHSLCWAHRGFSAKYPENTLAAFEAALEAGADGIELDVTLSRDGRLVVIHDETLDRTTDGTGPVSALDWDELGDLDAGRWFDEAFAGQRLPSLSEVLDVVGGKMLVNIEIKPEAACVSADVPVEQQVLDCVREHGLMDSVVVSSFDYSILLRLRGLDADLRLGTLFTGEEENIDFRALLQAIDAFSFHIRAAELIPEIVDLFHEDGIKVYCWTESYDDEALAMEQVLEMGVDGFFANNVEYFLAKRA from the coding sequence ATGCCGACATTCGATCTTGATCATTCCCTGTGTTGGGCGCATCGCGGTTTCAGCGCCAAGTATCCCGAGAATACGCTCGCTGCCTTCGAGGCCGCTCTGGAAGCAGGTGCCGATGGCATAGAATTGGATGTGACCCTGTCGCGAGATGGACGGTTGGTGGTCATTCATGACGAGACTTTGGACCGGACCACCGATGGCACCGGGCCGGTCAGTGCACTGGATTGGGATGAGTTGGGGGACTTGGATGCCGGGCGTTGGTTTGATGAGGCCTTCGCCGGGCAGCGACTGCCGTCACTTTCCGAGGTGCTGGACGTCGTGGGAGGCAAGATGCTCGTGAACATCGAGATCAAGCCCGAAGCCGCGTGTGTCTCTGCTGATGTTCCGGTGGAACAGCAGGTCTTGGACTGTGTGCGCGAGCATGGGCTGATGGACTCGGTGGTTGTTTCCAGTTTTGATTATTCGATTCTGCTGCGTCTGCGTGGCTTGGACGCCGACCTGCGATTGGGGACATTGTTCACGGGTGAAGAGGAAAATATCGATTTTCGTGCTCTGCTCCAGGCCATTGACGCCTTCTCCTTTCATATCCGTGCGGCAGAATTGATCCCCGAGATCGTGGATCTGTTCCATGAGGACGGGATCAAGGTCTATTGCTGGACCGAAAGTTACGATGACGAAGCCCTGGCCATGGAGCAGGTGCTGGAGATGGGCGTTGACGGTTTTTTCGCCAACAACGTGGAGTATTTTCTGGCTAAGCGCGCCTAA
- the mqnC gene encoding cyclic dehypoxanthinyl futalosine synthase, whose translation MPQRLSPNDAVELLKSENVFSLGRMAHERRLEMHPHERVTYIVDRNINYTNVCVSGCKFCAFFRAPGDPEGYVLTKDELAQKVRETVELGGYQILLQGGMHPDLELDFYEDMLSFLKSEFPSVAVHGFSPTEIAYLGEATGLGVPEVIRRLVAAGLDSIPGGGAEILTDRMREKVSPRKCSTDAWLDVMREAHKQGLKTTATMMFGQGETLEERIEHLDRLRKVQDETGGFTAFIPWTFQPENTRNPMPEASSDAYLKTLAVSRLYLDNIPNVQASWVTQGPLVGQLALFWGANDFGSTMIEENVVAAAGVHFRLPENKLRRLVASAGFTPCRRTMDYSLLE comes from the coding sequence ATGCCCCAGCGCCTGAGTCCGAATGATGCAGTCGAGCTTCTCAAGTCGGAAAATGTTTTCAGCCTGGGCCGTATGGCCCATGAGCGTCGTCTTGAGATGCATCCGCATGAACGAGTGACCTACATTGTGGATCGCAATATTAATTATACCAACGTTTGCGTGTCTGGTTGCAAATTTTGCGCATTCTTTCGTGCGCCTGGCGACCCCGAAGGCTATGTCCTCACCAAGGATGAACTGGCGCAGAAGGTGCGCGAGACCGTGGAACTGGGTGGCTACCAGATTCTGCTTCAGGGCGGGATGCACCCTGACCTGGAGCTGGATTTCTATGAGGACATGTTGTCCTTTTTGAAGAGTGAATTTCCCTCCGTGGCTGTTCATGGGTTTTCTCCCACCGAGATTGCCTATCTGGGCGAGGCGACGGGATTGGGCGTGCCCGAGGTCATCCGCCGTCTTGTGGCTGCGGGGCTGGATTCCATCCCCGGCGGTGGTGCGGAAATTCTGACTGATCGCATGCGCGAGAAAGTGTCGCCACGCAAATGCAGCACGGATGCATGGCTGGATGTCATGCGCGAGGCACACAAACAGGGCCTGAAGACCACGGCCACCATGATGTTTGGTCAGGGGGAGACGTTGGAGGAGCGCATTGAGCATCTGGACAGACTGCGCAAAGTGCAGGACGAGACCGGAGGCTTCACGGCATTCATTCCCTGGACCTTCCAGCCCGAGAACACGCGTAATCCCATGCCCGAAGCCTCAAGTGACGCCTATTTGAAGACTCTGGCCGTGTCGCGTTTGTATCTGGATAACATTCCCAACGTCCAGGCCTCGTGGGTGACGCAGGGGCCTCTGGTTGGTCAATTGGCTTTGTTCTGGGGCGCCAACGACTTTGGCTCCACCATGATCGAGGAAAACGTCGTGGCTGCAGCCGGGGTGCATTTCCGTCTGCCCGAGAACAAGCTGCGTCGGCTGGTGGCGTCTGCCGGGTTTACTCCTTGTCGGCGGACCATGGATTATTCGTTGTTGGAATAG
- a CDS encoding CoA-binding protein, translated as MLFDDELKALLEKVKTIAILGAKDKPGQAVNTVGQYLINAGYNVIPVHPARTGVWGLPTFKTLADIPHPVDLVDVFRAPQFCPDHAREVTSLMPKPQCFWMQSGITSLEATELLQAQGITVIQDACTMVEHRRLLG; from the coding sequence ATGCTATTCGATGATGAGCTAAAGGCGCTGCTCGAAAAGGTCAAGACCATTGCCATTCTCGGCGCCAAAGACAAGCCAGGTCAAGCCGTTAATACGGTGGGCCAATATCTGATTAATGCGGGGTACAATGTGATCCCCGTCCATCCCGCACGCACAGGCGTCTGGGGGCTGCCCACGTTCAAGACTCTGGCCGACATTCCTCACCCCGTGGACCTTGTGGATGTCTTCCGCGCTCCGCAGTTCTGCCCCGACCATGCCCGTGAAGTCACCAGCCTGATGCCCAAGCCCCAATGCTTCTGGATGCAGTCCGGCATTACCAGCCTCGAGGCCACCGAGCTTCTGCAGGCTCAGGGCATTACCGTCATTCAGGACGCCTGCACCATGGTCGAACACAGGAGACTCCTCGGATGA
- a CDS encoding YkgJ family cysteine cluster protein: MSEHTAFECQMCGHCCEGTGGIVMATKDRIRLAKHLGLTVEEMLSKYAERVSGKLRLVAGEDGFCIFYKDGKGCSVHLGRPDICRAWPFFRGNLVDESSWEMIQTDCKGVSLEAGHAAFRKQGVAYVLALDVDESDPEAATALRVSDLVE; the protein is encoded by the coding sequence ATGAGCGAGCACACTGCATTCGAATGTCAAATGTGCGGTCACTGCTGCGAAGGCACAGGCGGTATCGTCATGGCCACCAAGGACCGCATCCGCCTGGCGAAACACCTGGGCCTGACTGTGGAGGAAATGCTCAGCAAATACGCCGAACGCGTCAGCGGAAAACTCCGCCTCGTGGCCGGTGAGGACGGTTTTTGCATATTCTACAAGGACGGCAAAGGTTGCAGCGTGCACCTTGGCCGTCCGGACATCTGCCGAGCCTGGCCATTCTTCCGCGGAAATCTTGTGGACGAGAGCAGTTGGGAGATGATTCAGACCGACTGCAAAGGTGTCAGCCTCGAGGCTGGCCATGCGGCGTTCAGGAAGCAGGGGGTCGCTTACGTACTGGCCCTGGACGTTGATGAATCCGACCCCGAAGCCGCCACTGCGCTCCGGGTCTCGGATCTGGTGGAATAG
- a CDS encoding J domain-containing protein, whose translation MNIKQCYKVLGVRSGADMEEVKTAFRARAFELHPDLNPNDPEAHTKFQEVNEAYVLLKEALVNEPPPRRGKKRADPRPGKPKADKTEGARRYERQAKAEAKARPGAGPKPGPKREATPGPRFTYKKEDVLKNILNDPFARKVFEDIYSQIRQGGASAKSAPQVVKRRSLSLRWGSKQLKMDLSRGLFGTVKHWFARQMDDEQTVTLQAGQLLPGNIIRLTIRRAWSGDPVTVEVPIPADYVVGRPLRLRGLGRKLGPFKGDLYLRLMAK comes from the coding sequence ATGAATATCAAGCAGTGCTACAAGGTGCTCGGAGTCCGCTCCGGAGCGGACATGGAGGAAGTCAAAACCGCCTTCCGTGCACGAGCCTTTGAGCTGCACCCCGACCTGAACCCCAACGATCCCGAAGCCCATACAAAATTTCAGGAAGTCAACGAGGCTTACGTCCTGCTTAAGGAGGCTTTGGTCAACGAGCCTCCCCCACGCCGTGGCAAAAAACGCGCTGATCCCAGGCCGGGAAAACCCAAGGCAGACAAGACGGAAGGTGCCCGCCGCTACGAGCGTCAGGCCAAGGCCGAAGCCAAGGCCCGTCCGGGGGCAGGTCCAAAACCAGGCCCCAAGCGAGAGGCTACCCCCGGCCCGCGCTTTACCTACAAGAAGGAAGACGTTCTCAAGAACATCCTGAACGACCCCTTCGCCCGCAAGGTCTTCGAAGACATCTATAGCCAGATCCGCCAGGGTGGGGCCTCCGCCAAGAGTGCGCCACAGGTGGTCAAACGCCGCAGCCTGTCCCTGCGCTGGGGCAGCAAGCAGTTGAAAATGGACTTGTCCAGAGGACTCTTCGGGACCGTCAAACACTGGTTTGCCAGACAGATGGACGATGAACAGACCGTGACCCTGCAAGCTGGACAGCTCCTGCCGGGCAACATCATCCGCCTGACCATCCGCCGGGCCTGGTCGGGTGATCCCGTCACTGTGGAAGTGCCCATCCCGGCTGACTATGTGGTGGGGCGCCCGCTGCGGCTTCGGGGCCTAGGGCGCAAGCTTGGCCCATTCAAAGGCGACCTGTATCTCCGCCTGATGGCTAAATGA